A stretch of Streptomyces vietnamensis DNA encodes these proteins:
- the paaN gene encoding phenylacetic acid degradation protein PaaN yields the protein MATAQLTTDRLAEKHRSTLDQALDTIRTRAYWSPYPEHPKAYGADGSLDAAAGLAAHQSALNTRFDLDQPGTDGWTGGEISPYGPSLGIEYPHADLDVLLPAMRAGMGAWRDAGAETRALVCLEILARISARTHEFAHAVMHTSGQAFMMAFQAGGPHAQDRGLEAVAYAYEEQTRTPAGRAGWSKPQGKRDPLELSKEFTPVGRGIALVIGCNTFPTWNGYPGLFASLATGNPVLVKPHPRAVLPLALTVQVAREVLAEAGFDPNLVALAVERPGEGIAKTLAVRPEIRIIDYTGSTAFGDWLEDNARQAQVYTEKAGVNTVVVDSTDNYKGMLANLAFSLSLYSGQMCTTPQNLLIPRDGITTDQGPKSYDEVVADLAAAVGGLLGDDARANGLLGALVNPDVKARLEAAAGLGEVALASREVVNPEYPDAVVRTPVIVKLDGSKPDAQAAYFSECFGPVSFAVSVDSTADALELLRRTVREKGAMTVGAYTTSADTERAVEEVCLEESAQLSLNLTGGVYVNQTAAFSDFHGSGGNPAANAALCDGAFVSNRFRVVEVRRQA from the coding sequence ATGGCCACCGCTCAGCTGACCACCGACCGTCTGGCCGAGAAGCACCGGTCCACACTCGACCAGGCGCTCGACACCATCCGCACCCGCGCCTACTGGTCGCCGTACCCCGAGCACCCGAAGGCGTACGGCGCGGACGGCTCTCTCGACGCGGCCGCGGGCCTCGCCGCCCACCAGTCCGCGCTGAACACCCGCTTCGACCTCGACCAGCCCGGCACCGACGGCTGGACCGGCGGCGAGATCTCGCCGTACGGCCCCTCGCTCGGCATCGAGTACCCGCACGCCGACCTCGACGTGCTGCTCCCCGCGATGCGCGCGGGCATGGGCGCCTGGCGGGACGCCGGCGCCGAGACCCGCGCCCTGGTCTGCCTGGAGATCCTCGCCCGGATCTCCGCCCGCACCCACGAGTTCGCCCACGCCGTCATGCACACCAGCGGCCAGGCGTTCATGATGGCGTTCCAGGCCGGCGGCCCGCACGCCCAGGACCGCGGCCTCGAGGCCGTGGCGTACGCGTACGAGGAGCAGACCCGCACGCCCGCCGGGCGGGCCGGCTGGTCCAAGCCGCAGGGCAAGCGCGACCCCCTGGAGCTCAGCAAGGAGTTCACCCCGGTCGGCCGCGGCATCGCCCTGGTCATCGGCTGCAACACCTTCCCCACGTGGAACGGCTACCCGGGCCTGTTCGCCTCCCTCGCCACCGGCAACCCGGTCCTGGTCAAGCCGCACCCGCGCGCGGTCCTGCCGCTCGCGCTCACGGTGCAGGTCGCCCGCGAGGTGCTCGCCGAGGCCGGCTTCGACCCGAACCTGGTCGCGCTCGCCGTCGAGCGCCCCGGTGAGGGCATCGCGAAGACCCTGGCCGTCCGCCCCGAGATCCGGATCATCGACTACACCGGATCCACCGCCTTCGGCGACTGGCTGGAGGACAACGCCCGGCAGGCCCAGGTGTACACGGAGAAGGCCGGCGTCAACACGGTCGTCGTCGACTCCACCGACAACTACAAGGGGATGCTGGCCAACCTGGCCTTCTCGCTGTCCCTGTACAGCGGCCAGATGTGCACCACCCCGCAGAACCTGCTGATCCCCCGCGACGGCATCACCACCGACCAGGGCCCCAAGTCGTACGACGAGGTCGTCGCCGACCTCGCGGCGGCGGTCGGCGGCCTGCTCGGCGACGACGCCCGGGCGAACGGGCTGCTCGGCGCCCTGGTCAACCCGGACGTGAAGGCGCGCCTCGAGGCCGCCGCCGGGCTCGGCGAGGTCGCGCTGGCCTCCCGCGAGGTGGTCAACCCGGAGTACCCGGACGCCGTGGTCCGCACGCCGGTCATCGTGAAGCTGGACGGCTCCAAGCCGGACGCCCAGGCCGCGTACTTCTCGGAGTGCTTCGGCCCGGTCTCCTTCGCGGTCTCGGTGGACTCCACCGCCGACGCCCTGGAGCTGCTGCGCCGCACGGTCCGGGAGAAGGGCGCCATGACGGTCGGCGCCTACACGACCTCGGCGGACACCGAGCGCGCGGTGGAGGAGGTCTGCCTGGAGGAGTCGGCCCAGCTCTCGCTGAACCTCACGGGCGGGGTGTACGTGAACCAGACGGCCGCGTTCTCCGACTTCCACGGCTCCGGCGGCAACCCGGCGGCGAACGCCGCGCTGTGCGACGGCGCCTTCGTCTCCAACCGCTTCCGGGTGGTGGAGGTCCGCCGCCAGGCCTGA
- a CDS encoding 3-hydroxyacyl-CoA dehydrogenase: protein MSADVSTNVTVRGSDDVTARETAAEGQDGAAVGPDRTVAVVGTGTMGQGIAQVALVAGHPVRLYDSAPGRAAEAVAALTARLDRLVEKGRLDAAAREAAVGRLHAAEDPAELADAALVIEAIVEDLAVKQRLFADLEKIVGDDTVLATNTSSLSVTAIAGGLRLPGRFVGLHFFNPAPLLPLVEVVSGFATDPDVATRAYETVKGWGKTPVRCADTPGFIVNRVARPFYAEALRVFEEGAADPATIDAALRECGGFRMGPFELTDLIGQDVNEAVTRSVWESFHQDPKFTPSLAQRRLVESGRLGRKSGHGWFSYAEGAERPEPHTAAPAEAPKRIVVEGDLGPGEPLVALFEEAGIAVRRKKGDGHIVLPGGGLLMLADGESSFEFFPDEIVYFDLALDYARASRMVLSTGRRTAPETLAEAVGLFQALGKQVSVIGDVPGMIVARTVAMLADLAADAVDRGVATAEDVDTAMRLGVNYPAGPLEWAEKLGPRRVCDLLRALHERYPTGRYGPSQAVARRCAEADEEDSR, encoded by the coding sequence ATGAGCGCCGACGTGAGCACCAACGTGACCGTCAGGGGGAGCGACGACGTGACCGCCCGTGAGACCGCCGCCGAGGGGCAGGACGGCGCCGCCGTCGGGCCCGACCGCACCGTCGCCGTCGTCGGCACCGGCACCATGGGCCAGGGCATCGCCCAGGTCGCGCTGGTCGCAGGCCACCCCGTGCGCCTCTACGACAGCGCTCCCGGCCGGGCCGCCGAGGCCGTCGCAGCCCTCACCGCCCGCCTGGACCGGCTCGTGGAGAAGGGCCGCCTCGACGCCGCCGCGCGGGAGGCCGCCGTCGGCCGGCTGCACGCGGCCGAGGACCCCGCCGAGCTCGCGGACGCCGCGCTGGTGATCGAGGCGATCGTCGAGGACCTGGCGGTCAAGCAGCGGCTCTTCGCCGACCTGGAGAAGATCGTCGGCGACGACACCGTCCTCGCCACGAACACCTCCTCCCTCTCCGTCACCGCCATCGCCGGGGGACTCCGGCTGCCCGGCCGGTTCGTCGGACTGCACTTCTTCAACCCGGCGCCGCTGCTCCCCCTCGTCGAGGTCGTCAGCGGCTTCGCCACCGACCCGGACGTCGCCACGCGCGCGTACGAGACGGTCAAGGGCTGGGGCAAGACGCCGGTGCGCTGCGCGGACACCCCCGGCTTCATCGTGAACCGGGTCGCCCGCCCCTTCTACGCCGAGGCGCTCCGGGTCTTCGAGGAGGGCGCGGCAGACCCCGCCACCATCGACGCGGCCCTGCGCGAGTGCGGGGGCTTCCGCATGGGGCCCTTCGAGCTGACCGACCTCATCGGCCAGGACGTGAACGAGGCCGTCACCCGGTCGGTGTGGGAGTCCTTCCACCAGGACCCCAAGTTCACCCCCTCGCTCGCGCAGCGCCGGCTCGTCGAGTCGGGACGCCTCGGCCGCAAGTCGGGGCACGGCTGGTTCTCGTACGCGGAGGGCGCGGAGCGGCCGGAGCCGCACACGGCGGCGCCGGCGGAGGCGCCGAAGCGGATCGTCGTCGAGGGGGACCTGGGCCCCGGCGAGCCGCTGGTGGCCCTCTTCGAGGAGGCCGGGATCGCCGTCCGGCGCAAGAAGGGCGACGGGCACATCGTGCTGCCGGGCGGCGGCCTGCTGATGCTCGCGGACGGCGAGAGTTCCTTCGAGTTCTTCCCCGACGAGATCGTCTACTTCGACCTCGCCCTCGACTACGCGCGCGCGAGCCGGATGGTCCTGTCCACGGGGCGGCGCACCGCGCCCGAGACCCTCGCCGAGGCCGTGGGCCTCTTCCAGGCGCTGGGCAAGCAGGTCTCCGTGATCGGCGACGTGCCCGGCATGATCGTGGCCCGTACGGTCGCCATGCTGGCCGACCTCGCCGCCGACGCGGTCGACCGGGGGGTCGCGACCGCCGAGGACGTGGACACGGCGATGCGGCTCGGGGTCAACTATCCGGCCGGCCCCCTGGAGTGGGCCGAGAAGCTGGGGCCCCGGCGGGTCTGCGACCTGCTCAGGGCGCTGCACGAGCGCTATCCGACGGGCCGGTACGGGCCGAGCCAGGCCGTCGCCCGTCGGTGTGCCGAGGCCGATGAGGAGGACTCCCGATGA